The Polaribacter sp. KT25b genome contains the following window.
ATAGATTCCGTTTTTACAAGTTCTAATTTGGCCACAAAATTAGAAATTTCAGAAGCAGGACAAATAGATTATTTAACGTCCATAAAAAAGGGAAAAGAAAATAGAAGTAATCAAATAGAAGTCTTTTTTAACCCTACGAGTGATTTATATCTTGGGAATTTAGAAACGGTTTCGCAAAAATTTGCAGGACATAGTTATTTTACCACTTGGGATGTTTCTAAATTGAAAAGGAAACGAGAAGAAATTAAAGAAAAGTTACTGAAATTCCCAAATTTAGAATATTGGATGACAGAATATTGTATTCTAGAAAACAATGCAGAAATTAGAGGAAGAGGCAAAGGTTTAACCATGAAAACTGCTTTGTATGTGGCTAGATTAATACATGCCGATTTAACGATTGCCAATGCAAGTGCGTGGCATTGGTGGTTGGCAATGACACCTTATAATTATAAAGACGGTTTAATTTATCATGATAAAAATAAAGAAGATGGTGCTTTTGTAACTTCAAAATTATTATGGGGATTGGGTAATTTTTCTAGATTTATAAGACCAGAAGCAAAAAGAATAAAGATTGATTATAAAGGTAAAAACTCTCTTGAAAATTTGGAAAAAGGAGTTTTGGTTTCTGCATATAAAAATAAAGATAAATCCATTGTTGTGGTGGTGGTCAACTTAAAAGAAACAGCGGTACAACTAAATTTTAAAAATCCTATAAAGCAAGTTTATGTTACAGATAGAGATTCAGATTTAGAATTGATACAACCTAATGCAAATAAAAAAGATATTGTAATTTCAGCTAAATCAATTACTACGTTTGTTTTATGATTTTAAAGTATTTAAGTGGCTTATTATTATGTAATTACATCTATTTTTGTGTTCGTCTATTTTTCTGTTTTGAAGTTGGCTAATTTAAAAAAGAAAAAATATAAAAAACATAAGAATCATTTTGATACTGTTTTCTAACGAATATTACCCCCAATTGTTCAATTTATATACCTAATTTTACATTCATTATTTTAAATTAATTAATA
Protein-coding sequences here:
- a CDS encoding glycoside hydrolase family 30 protein: MKDKAIVLFLFLSGLLFSQSKIDPINIEIHSDKEFQTIHNFGASDAWSGQFVGKWPLEKKEAMADLLFSTEKNADGTLKGIGLTTWRFNIGAGSAEQGEESSIKDEWRRAEGFLNNDGSYNWNRQLGQQWFLKAAKERGVSSFIGFVNSPPVQFTKNNKAFSEDGLSSNLKRSKYSNYALFLKNVVTHFRDSLNLHFNYISPFNEPQWDWKNGKQEGSPWNNDELSAATKTIDSVFTSSNLATKLEISEAGQIDYLTSIKKGKENRSNQIEVFFNPTSDLYLGNLETVSQKFAGHSYFTTWDVSKLKRKREEIKEKLLKFPNLEYWMTEYCILENNAEIRGRGKGLTMKTALYVARLIHADLTIANASAWHWWLAMTPYNYKDGLIYHDKNKEDGAFVTSKLLWGLGNFSRFIRPEAKRIKIDYKGKNSLENLEKGVLVSAYKNKDKSIVVVVVNLKETAVQLNFKNPIKQVYVTDRDSDLELIQPNANKKDIVISAKSITTFVL